Proteins encoded by one window of Acidobacteriota bacterium:
- a CDS encoding RluA family pseudouridine synthase — translation MKDSEAITRTRFRVHPAMAGYRLDQFLMRMIPRLSRNRIQKAIARRVRLSWDAPVKPSTPVREGGEVIIESPHPEEASIDFDPVVLYEDEDLLAIDKPPGLVVHPTHNHLRNTVISLLRRRRGEDDLTLAHRLDAETSGVLLLSRHRWAARKLQTAFERGKVRKHYLALVFGHPVEDAFVCRQPLGYHSADTVVYRQSPLAAQTRECETRFRVLRRVGRLSLVEAELLTGRRHQIRAHLALEGHPVVGDKLYGLEDRQVRQYLKAGELDDALRERLGADRCQLHCHSMVFPHPRRESGEIAVRAEMPADMARLLEQASSMEREA, via the coding sequence GTGAAAGACAGCGAAGCCATCACGCGAACCCGTTTCCGGGTGCATCCGGCCATGGCGGGCTACCGCCTGGATCAATTCCTGATGCGGATGATCCCGCGGCTCTCCCGCAATCGCATCCAGAAAGCCATCGCCCGGCGGGTGCGCTTGAGCTGGGATGCCCCGGTCAAGCCTTCCACCCCCGTACGGGAGGGGGGCGAGGTGATCATCGAAAGCCCACACCCCGAGGAGGCTTCCATCGACTTCGACCCGGTGGTGCTCTACGAAGACGAGGACCTGCTGGCGATCGACAAGCCTCCCGGGCTCGTGGTCCACCCGACCCACAACCACCTGCGCAACACGGTCATCTCGCTGCTGCGCCGCCGGCGCGGCGAGGACGACCTGACCCTGGCCCACCGTCTCGATGCCGAGACCTCGGGCGTGCTGCTGCTCAGTCGCCATCGCTGGGCGGCGCGAAAGCTCCAGACCGCCTTCGAGCGGGGAAAAGTGCGCAAGCACTACCTCGCCCTGGTTTTCGGGCACCCCGTCGAGGACGCTTTTGTCTGCCGCCAGCCCCTGGGCTATCACTCCGCCGACACGGTGGTCTACCGCCAGTCGCCCCTGGCGGCGCAGACGCGGGAGTGCGAGACCCGTTTCCGGGTGTTGCGCCGGGTCGGTCGCCTGAGCCTGGTGGAGGCCGAGTTGCTCACCGGCCGGCGGCACCAGATTCGGGCCCATCTGGCCCTCGAGGGCCATCCCGTGGTGGGCGACAAGCTCTATGGGCTGGAGGACAGGCAGGTCCGGCAGTACCTGAAAGCGGGCGAACTGGACGACGCCCTGCGTGAGCGCCTCGGTGCGGATCGCTGCCAGCTCCACTGCCACTCGATGGTCTTCCCCCACCCCCGGCGCGAGTCGGGCGAGATCGCGGTTCGAGCCGAGATGCCGGCGGACATGGCCCGCCTGCTCGAGCAAGCCTCCTCCATGGAGCGCGAAGCGTGA
- a CDS encoding LysM peptidoglycan-binding domain-containing M23 family metallopeptidase → MRPALIAWTLAAGLVATGCGTHRMAARAPVVEAPTPRGVIHVVRRGQTLWRIARTYGVPLEDIARANHLDDPRRLAAGQKLLIPGATRVLEVPPAQPASPAEPGPLVKDGWSWPLDGPLSSRFGVRRAHGRHQGIDITAPAGTAVRAARSGRVTFAGRRGRYGRLVVIEHAGGFSSWYAHNQSLAVHRGQEVERGQVIARSGQSGNATGPHLHFEIRRRGRPIDPSLLLP, encoded by the coding sequence GTGAGGCCCGCGCTGATCGCGTGGACCCTGGCCGCGGGCCTCGTCGCCACCGGCTGCGGCACTCACCGCATGGCGGCCCGGGCCCCGGTCGTGGAAGCGCCCACGCCACGGGGCGTGATCCACGTGGTGCGCCGGGGACAGACTCTCTGGCGCATCGCCCGCACCTATGGCGTGCCCCTCGAAGACATCGCGCGGGCCAACCACCTGGACGATCCCCGCAGGCTGGCCGCCGGGCAGAAGCTGCTGATTCCGGGAGCCACCCGGGTGCTGGAGGTCCCTCCCGCCCAACCCGCGTCACCCGCCGAACCCGGGCCCCTGGTGAAGGACGGCTGGTCCTGGCCGCTGGACGGGCCGCTCTCCTCCCGCTTCGGAGTCCGGCGGGCCCACGGTCGCCACCAGGGCATCGACATCACCGCCCCGGCAGGCACGGCGGTCCGCGCGGCCAGGAGCGGCCGGGTCACCTTCGCCGGCCGCCGGGGTCGCTATGGTCGACTGGTGGTGATCGAGCATGCCGGGGGGTTTTCGTCCTGGTACGCCCACAACCAGTCACTGGCCGTCCACCGCGGCCAGGAGGTCGAGCGAGGGCAGGTCATTGCGCGCTCGGGACAGTCCGGCAACGCCACCGGGCCCCATCTGCACTTCGAAATCCGCCGCCGGGGCAGGCCGATCGACCCCAGCCTCCTGCTCCCCTGA
- a CDS encoding response regulator yields MSHQEVEFPCPACGTVNSIAEAKVPESGEIRCGQCGETVALHPGPAKTLSGGHPVRGSSLPPAPSSLTDTLIRVEEYADETVSGAAEDVCCPQCGHRFPVEEGRGGGSTVLVVEDTDFFLHLATEVLGRRYRTIGVRTVAEARQVLATSPVHLVVLDLTLPDAEGTEVLRALPRPDIPVLIYTSRDETSLLGPEWQALSSLGASDVIHKGINIEDALLRKAEELLAHQPV; encoded by the coding sequence ATGTCCCATCAGGAAGTCGAATTCCCCTGTCCGGCCTGTGGTACGGTCAACAGCATCGCCGAGGCGAAAGTTCCCGAAAGTGGCGAGATTCGCTGCGGACAGTGTGGCGAGACCGTGGCCCTGCACCCGGGGCCCGCGAAGACCCTCAGCGGCGGTCACCCGGTCCGGGGAAGTTCCCTGCCCCCGGCTCCCTCGAGCCTCACCGACACGCTGATTCGGGTCGAGGAGTACGCCGACGAAACCGTTTCCGGGGCCGCCGAGGATGTCTGCTGCCCCCAGTGCGGCCACCGTTTTCCGGTGGAGGAAGGCCGTGGCGGCGGCTCGACGGTGCTGGTGGTGGAAGACACCGATTTCTTCCTGCACCTGGCCACGGAGGTTCTCGGCCGGCGCTACCGCACCATCGGCGTGCGCACCGTCGCCGAAGCGCGGCAGGTGCTGGCCACCTCCCCCGTACACCTGGTCGTCCTGGACCTGACGCTCCCCGACGCCGAGGGCACGGAAGTGCTCCGGGCCCTGCCCCGGCCCGACATTCCCGTCCTGATCTACACCAGCCGAGACGAAACCTCGCTGCTGGGCCCGGAATGGCAGGCCCTTTCCTCCCTTGGCGCCAGTGACGTGATCCACAAGGGGATCAACATCGAAGACGCCCTGCTGCGCAAGGCGGAAGAGCTGCTCGCCCACCAGCCGGTCTGA
- a CDS encoding metallopeptidase family protein translates to MHRPRRHHDELLRRAHGALEQQDFGEAEAQARRALMLRPGSQQARGALSSALIEQARYDEAADYLGQMLAEEPEDLAALADLGLCLFELCEFSAAEAALSKALEIEPHDPQASYWMALCLERRSQFELAERYFRVAHEIDPDAYPRPVRISREEFANAVAAALEELPDELRSQMVNISILVEDLPREDDLRAYDPPLDPCLYGLFVGVPLAERSQGDLPDVPATIFIYQRNLERFCGDRETLLQEIRLTLLHEIGHFLGFDEEELADRGLA, encoded by the coding sequence ATGCATCGACCGCGACGCCATCACGATGAGCTCCTCCGGCGGGCCCACGGAGCCCTCGAGCAGCAGGACTTCGGGGAAGCCGAGGCCCAGGCTCGCCGGGCGCTGATGCTGCGTCCCGGCTCCCAGCAGGCGCGGGGGGCCCTCTCCTCGGCCCTGATCGAACAGGCACGGTACGACGAGGCCGCCGACTACCTGGGCCAAATGCTCGCCGAGGAGCCGGAGGACCTGGCGGCACTGGCTGATCTGGGGCTGTGCCTGTTCGAACTCTGCGAGTTCTCGGCGGCCGAGGCGGCCCTCTCCAAGGCACTGGAAATCGAGCCTCACGACCCCCAGGCCTCCTACTGGATGGCCCTGTGTCTCGAGCGCAGGAGCCAGTTCGAACTCGCCGAGCGCTACTTCCGCGTGGCTCACGAGATCGACCCCGACGCCTATCCCCGGCCGGTGAGGATCAGCCGCGAAGAATTCGCCAACGCTGTCGCCGCGGCCCTCGAAGAGTTGCCCGACGAACTGCGCTCGCAAATGGTCAATATCTCCATTCTGGTGGAAGATTTGCCTCGAGAAGACGATCTGCGGGCCTACGATCCTCCTCTCGATCCCTGCCTCTACGGTCTTTTCGTCGGGGTGCCCCTGGCCGAGCGCAGCCAGGGGGACCTGCCCGATGTGCCCGCGACGATTTTCATCTATCAGCGCAACCTCGAACGCTTCTGCGGCGATCGCGAGACTCTGCTGCAGGAGATCCGACTGACCCTGCTCCACGAAATCGGGCACTTCCTGGGCTTCGACGAGGAAGAACTCGCCGACCGCGGTCTGGCCTAG
- a CDS encoding S9 family peptidase, which produces MAQQRVGRALVVLAAAALAFPHGSAADPRPMTPEDVARLQSVTAARISPRGTEIAVVTSVPRLPGRDEDGRPYQRVNLISFEGSTSRAFITGKQAVSSLEWCTERVLCFLAKRGDDEHQALYALPADGGEARRVVGLDSDIDAFALAPDGKSLALVAVEAESEERRELKEKGFKVEVFEEDTPARKLYLAALPHGFDQAAEPARVVEALDGHPWSVSWSPDSRWMVVDVSPTPLTDDRYMYRRLRVIDAKEKKVVARIDNPGKLGAFRVSPDSRFVVLISGADLHDPGAGRLLFAPLTGGTPEDLLPGLAEGDVVDFRFVPESGEVVYLAHFGTTSKVATIPLDGGPGRTLFEAQTPVFRSLDTNRSGTRLALVGESPHHPAEAFSWTPGSPPRRITDSNPWLAQIALGRQEIFRWKAEDGMPIEGLLIHPLERRDGGRVPLIVVAHGGPESHWVHGWLTRYSSPGQVAAGRGYAVFYPNYRGSTGRGVAFTKADQGDGGGKEFDDILAGIDSLVARGLVDAERVGITGGSYGGFFTAWACTRHSARFRAGVMFVGISNQLSKAGTTDIPKEMELVHWRTTPYENLDLLLDRSPLLHVNRAETPLLILAGKKDRRVDPGQSKELYRALRHKGGVPVRLVFYEEEGHGNARAAARYDYSLRMMRWLDRFLLEEGGGKPPYALDYPLLEEETE; this is translated from the coding sequence ATGGCCCAACAGCGTGTTGGCCGCGCCCTCGTCGTTCTCGCGGCCGCGGCCCTGGCTTTCCCCCACGGATCGGCGGCCGATCCGCGGCCGATGACCCCCGAAGACGTGGCCCGCCTGCAATCGGTCACGGCGGCCAGGATCAGCCCCCGCGGGACGGAAATTGCAGTGGTCACCTCCGTCCCGCGTCTCCCCGGCCGCGACGAAGACGGCCGTCCCTACCAGCGGGTGAACCTGATCTCCTTCGAGGGCTCGACATCACGCGCCTTCATCACCGGCAAGCAGGCCGTCTCTTCCCTGGAATGGTGCACCGAGCGCGTCCTCTGCTTTCTGGCCAAGCGGGGCGACGACGAGCACCAGGCGCTGTACGCCCTGCCCGCCGATGGTGGTGAAGCGCGGCGCGTCGTCGGCCTCGACTCCGACATCGACGCCTTCGCCCTGGCCCCGGATGGCAAGAGCCTGGCCCTCGTCGCCGTCGAGGCCGAAAGCGAAGAACGTCGCGAGCTGAAAGAAAAGGGCTTCAAGGTCGAGGTCTTCGAAGAAGACACGCCGGCCCGCAAGCTCTACCTGGCGGCACTCCCCCACGGCTTCGACCAGGCCGCCGAGCCGGCCCGGGTCGTCGAAGCGCTCGACGGCCACCCCTGGTCCGTTTCCTGGTCGCCCGACAGCCGCTGGATGGTGGTCGATGTCTCTCCCACTCCCCTGACCGACGATCGCTACATGTACCGGCGCTTGCGGGTCATCGACGCCAAAGAAAAGAAAGTCGTCGCCCGCATCGACAATCCCGGCAAGCTCGGCGCGTTTCGCGTCTCCCCCGACTCCCGCTTCGTGGTGCTGATCTCCGGCGCCGATCTGCACGACCCCGGCGCGGGACGACTGCTCTTCGCCCCCCTGACCGGGGGCACGCCCGAGGATCTGCTGCCCGGCCTGGCGGAAGGCGACGTGGTGGACTTCCGTTTCGTGCCGGAATCCGGCGAAGTCGTCTACCTGGCCCACTTCGGCACCACGTCCAAGGTGGCCACCATCCCCCTCGACGGGGGCCCCGGCCGGACGCTCTTCGAAGCGCAGACCCCCGTCTTCCGCAGCCTCGACACCAACCGTTCGGGCACGCGCCTGGCCCTGGTGGGCGAGTCTCCCCACCACCCCGCCGAAGCCTTCTCGTGGACTCCGGGCAGCCCGCCCCGGCGCATCACCGACAGCAATCCCTGGCTCGCGCAAATCGCCTTGGGCCGCCAGGAGATCTTCCGCTGGAAAGCGGAGGACGGCATGCCGATCGAGGGACTGCTGATCCATCCCCTCGAGCGGCGGGACGGCGGCCGTGTTCCGCTGATCGTCGTCGCTCACGGAGGCCCGGAATCCCACTGGGTCCACGGCTGGCTGACGCGCTACTCGAGCCCCGGGCAGGTGGCCGCGGGGCGGGGCTATGCGGTGTTCTATCCCAACTACCGGGGCTCGACGGGACGCGGTGTCGCCTTCACCAAGGCCGACCAGGGCGACGGAGGTGGCAAGGAGTTCGACGACATCCTCGCCGGCATCGACTCCCTGGTCGCGCGGGGCCTGGTGGACGCCGAACGAGTCGGCATCACGGGAGGCTCCTACGGCGGATTCTTCACGGCATGGGCCTGCACCCGTCACAGCGCGCGCTTCCGTGCCGGCGTGATGTTCGTGGGAATCTCCAACCAGCTTTCCAAGGCCGGCACTACCGACATTCCCAAGGAAATGGAGCTGGTGCACTGGCGCACCACCCCTTACGAAAACCTCGACCTCCTGCTCGACCGCTCGCCGCTGCTGCACGTGAATCGGGCCGAGACGCCCCTGCTGATCCTGGCCGGCAAGAAAGATCGGCGGGTGGATCCGGGGCAGTCCAAGGAACTCTATCGGGCCCTGCGGCACAAGGGCGGCGTTCCCGTGCGCCTGGTGTTCTACGAAGAGGAAGGCCACGGCAATGCCCGCGCGGCGGCCCGCTACGATTACTCCCTGCGCATGATGCGCTGGCTCGATCGTTTTCTGCTGGAAGAGGGCGGGGGCAAACCGCCTTACGCTCTCGACTACCCTTTGCTGGAAGAAGAGACAGAGTGA
- a CDS encoding ROK family protein: MRLVGDIGATHTRLGTARAATAEAASGVEAVEVFASAEAPSLEPLLVRYTRDRVEDFTEAVLGVPGPVRRGAVQTTNLPWRVEQDRLAERLGCPVTLLNDVEVAAWGVAAAEARGLCDTLQAGRPEAGAARVLLTLGTGLGQAVIARTPEGWWPLASEGSHVDFGPADDRDAALWREARNEWGHVSWERFVSGPGLVRLVRFLAAEQRVPTPAGLDGPSPVAAIVQRARDGDCELSRRAVGWLSRLLGAQAGNLALAACALGGVYLAGGLLKRLGRALDTTALVEAFRAKGRYRDLLAEVPLRLVPDDLLGLRGAALVPRSRLDHSVSSSSKG, translated from the coding sequence ATGCGCCTGGTGGGAGACATCGGAGCGACTCACACGCGCCTCGGAACGGCCCGGGCGGCGACCGCGGAAGCCGCGTCCGGGGTCGAAGCGGTGGAAGTCTTCGCGTCCGCCGAGGCGCCTTCCCTCGAGCCCCTGCTGGTCCGCTACACACGCGATCGCGTTGAAGACTTCACCGAGGCGGTGCTGGGAGTGCCGGGGCCTGTGCGCCGGGGAGCCGTGCAGACGACCAACCTGCCCTGGCGTGTCGAGCAAGATCGCCTGGCGGAGCGGCTCGGCTGCCCCGTCACGCTGCTCAACGACGTGGAGGTCGCCGCGTGGGGCGTGGCCGCGGCCGAAGCGCGAGGCCTGTGCGACACCCTGCAGGCCGGTCGGCCGGAGGCGGGGGCCGCCCGCGTGCTGCTCACCCTGGGCACGGGACTCGGCCAGGCCGTCATCGCTCGCACTCCGGAGGGCTGGTGGCCGCTGGCTTCCGAAGGTTCCCACGTCGACTTCGGGCCGGCGGACGACCGCGATGCGGCCCTGTGGCGCGAGGCCCGGAACGAGTGGGGGCACGTGAGCTGGGAGCGCTTTGTTTCAGGGCCCGGCCTGGTGCGCCTGGTGCGCTTTCTCGCCGCCGAGCAGAGAGTGCCCACCCCTGCCGGGCTCGACGGGCCTTCCCCCGTCGCGGCCATCGTCCAGCGGGCGCGGGACGGGGACTGCGAACTCAGCCGCCGGGCCGTGGGCTGGCTCAGCCGTCTGCTCGGCGCCCAGGCCGGTAACCTGGCCCTCGCCGCCTGTGCGCTGGGAGGGGTCTATCTCGCAGGAGGCCTGCTCAAGCGTCTGGGCCGGGCCTTGGACACCACGGCGCTGGTCGAGGCTTTCCGCGCCAAGGGACGCTACCGGGACTTGCTGGCGGAGGTTCCCCTGCGCCTGGTTCCAGACGATCTGCTGGGGCTGCGCGGCGCCGCCCTGGTGCCGCGCAGCCGGCTGGATCACTCTGTCTCTTCTTCCAGCAAAGGGTAG
- a CDS encoding chloride channel protein codes for MNDLAPFMRRRILEPLIPGERTRRFGRLLFLAGLVGVVAGVGAIAFHWMLEVVSWGLLDRLAGYRPQEAAGEVKVLPPGTGAFRPWLLFFLPALGGIVSGAIVYLFAPEAEGHGTDSVIEAYHRKGGRIRARVPFVKAVASAITIGSGGSGGREGPIAQIGAGIASTLSLGFKLSQKDRTLLVAAGMGAGIGAIFHAPLAGALFAAEVLYREIDFEFEVIVPATVASIIAYSTAALHFGWEPLFHTGNLQFRNPVELGGYLILALAMAVSGGLFPRIFYGARDLFRATRLPLWITPAIGGLLTGAVGLVFPDALATGYGIVQGALDGKVGWGFLLAAALTRMVTTSTSIASGGSGGVFGPSVVIGGALGGAVGLGIHQVAPWLAPHPESYALVGMAAFFSAAANTPLSSVIIVSEMTGNYHLLVPTFWTCALAFALAKRTSLYEQQVDSRADSPHHSGQMALEVLRRLKIREFMVPLDQMRDRLLEPGTPYPEIVRRFSRTGGVSFPVLGGDGRMVGWVTDAQLRAALAQQELAPLLVAQDLAVTPETVSLEASLDVAVRRLIRAGVGELVVTDPRDPDLPVGVISRQTVVAAYDREILRAHEEEAL; via the coding sequence ATGAACGACCTGGCACCCTTTATGCGGCGGCGCATTCTTGAGCCCCTGATTCCCGGTGAGCGCACCCGGCGCTTCGGTCGCCTGCTGTTCCTGGCGGGCCTGGTGGGTGTCGTGGCGGGGGTCGGTGCCATCGCGTTCCACTGGATGCTGGAGGTGGTTTCCTGGGGCCTGCTCGATCGCCTCGCCGGCTACCGCCCGCAGGAGGCGGCCGGCGAGGTCAAGGTTCTGCCTCCCGGCACCGGCGCCTTCCGCCCCTGGTTGCTCTTCTTCCTGCCCGCTCTCGGCGGCATCGTTTCGGGAGCCATCGTCTACCTGTTCGCCCCCGAGGCCGAGGGCCACGGAACCGACTCGGTGATCGAGGCCTATCATCGTAAGGGCGGACGGATTCGCGCTCGCGTGCCTTTCGTCAAGGCCGTCGCCTCGGCGATCACCATCGGGTCGGGTGGGTCGGGCGGGCGCGAAGGCCCCATCGCCCAGATCGGCGCCGGCATCGCATCCACCCTGTCGCTGGGGTTCAAGCTGTCCCAGAAGGACCGCACCCTGCTGGTGGCCGCGGGCATGGGGGCCGGCATCGGCGCGATCTTCCACGCTCCCCTCGCGGGCGCTCTCTTCGCCGCCGAGGTGCTCTACCGGGAGATCGATTTCGAGTTCGAGGTGATCGTCCCCGCCACCGTGGCCTCCATCATCGCCTACTCCACGGCGGCGTTGCATTTCGGCTGGGAACCCCTGTTTCACACGGGAAACCTGCAATTCCGCAACCCCGTGGAACTGGGGGGCTACCTGATCCTGGCGCTGGCGATGGCCGTGTCCGGAGGCCTCTTCCCGCGGATCTTCTACGGCGCCCGCGACCTTTTTCGCGCGACACGGCTGCCGCTGTGGATCACCCCCGCTATCGGAGGGCTGCTCACCGGCGCCGTGGGACTGGTCTTCCCCGACGCCCTGGCCACCGGCTACGGTATCGTTCAGGGTGCCCTGGACGGCAAGGTGGGATGGGGCTTTCTGCTCGCCGCCGCTTTGACGAGGATGGTGACCACCTCCACCTCCATCGCGTCGGGAGGTTCAGGGGGTGTCTTCGGCCCCTCGGTGGTGATCGGTGGCGCCCTCGGCGGTGCGGTGGGCCTGGGTATCCACCAGGTGGCGCCCTGGCTGGCGCCCCATCCCGAGAGCTACGCTTTGGTGGGCATGGCGGCCTTTTTCTCGGCGGCGGCCAACACCCCCCTTTCTTCGGTGATCATCGTCTCGGAAATGACCGGGAATTACCATCTTCTGGTCCCCACCTTCTGGACTTGCGCCCTGGCCTTCGCCCTGGCCAAGCGAACGAGCCTCTACGAGCAGCAGGTGGACTCCCGGGCGGATTCTCCCCACCACAGTGGACAGATGGCCCTCGAGGTGTTGCGGCGGCTGAAGATCCGCGAGTTCATGGTACCCCTCGACCAGATGCGTGATCGCCTGCTGGAGCCGGGAACGCCTTACCCGGAGATCGTGCGCCGTTTCTCCCGCACCGGGGGCGTCTCCTTCCCGGTACTCGGTGGAGACGGACGCATGGTGGGGTGGGTCACCGACGCCCAGCTGCGCGCGGCCCTGGCCCAGCAGGAACTGGCCCCGTTGCTCGTGGCCCAGGATCTTGCCGTCACCCCTGAAACGGTTTCGCTGGAAGCCAGCCTCGACGTGGCCGTGCGCCGGCTGATTCGCGCCGGAGTCGGCGAACTGGTCGTGACCGATCCCCGCGATCCGGACCTTCCCGTCGGCGTGATCAGCCGGCAGACCGTCGTCGCCGCCTATGACCGGGAGATCCTCAGGGCCCACGAGGAAGAGGCTCTCTGA
- a CDS encoding aminotransferase class IV translates to MAWLYLDGRIMDEKRARIPATDPALAWGVGVFEVARGYNQRAFQLDAHLDRLRRSAEHFGIRARLPPLDGVVHRLFVRNGLSGGYTRITLTGGGHLVVVTQRWKALPRKVYRQGAALAIAPFRRDPAAPLAGHKTLNYLENMKTRWEAEEEGVLDALVLGLRGDVLEGTRCNVFMVEKGRLLTPPLAQGILPGVTRKVVLDLARRQGWPVAERRLRLSRLCAAQEVFVTSTMMEIVPIVRIGEHDLPGPGPVARSLLAAYHEKVREECGTR, encoded by the coding sequence ATGGCCTGGCTCTATCTCGACGGCCGCATCATGGACGAAAAACGAGCCAGGATCCCGGCTACGGATCCCGCTCTGGCGTGGGGTGTCGGCGTTTTCGAGGTGGCTCGGGGCTACAACCAACGGGCGTTTCAGCTCGATGCGCACCTCGATCGGCTCCGGCGTTCCGCCGAGCACTTCGGCATTCGGGCCCGGCTGCCTCCCCTCGATGGGGTGGTGCATCGCCTCTTCGTGCGCAACGGGCTTTCGGGGGGCTACACCCGAATCACCCTGACCGGTGGCGGGCACCTGGTCGTGGTCACCCAACGATGGAAGGCTCTGCCCCGCAAGGTCTACCGGCAGGGGGCGGCCCTGGCGATCGCTCCCTTCCGCAGGGATCCCGCCGCGCCCCTGGCCGGTCACAAGACCCTCAACTACCTGGAGAACATGAAGACGCGCTGGGAGGCGGAAGAGGAGGGGGTTCTCGATGCCCTCGTCCTGGGCCTGCGGGGGGATGTCCTCGAGGGCACCCGATGCAACGTCTTCATGGTGGAAAAAGGCCGCCTGCTCACTCCGCCCCTCGCGCAGGGCATCCTGCCGGGTGTGACCCGGAAGGTCGTCCTCGACCTGGCTCGGCGGCAAGGATGGCCCGTGGCCGAGCGTCGGCTGCGCCTTTCCCGGCTGTGCGCCGCGCAAGAGGTTTTCGTCACCAGTACCATGATGGAGATCGTTCCCATCGTACGCATCGGCGAGCACGACCTGCCCGGTCCCGGTCCGGTCGCCCGTTCCCTGCTCGCCGCCTACCACGAGAAAGTGAGAGAGGAATGCGGCACGAGGTGA
- the pabB gene encoding aminodeoxychorismate synthase component I, producing the protein MSLVEHESRPVDGEFRLCWRRLRRGAFPFLLDSALATHPASTRSLAGADPFLLLEVTTDRARIIRGGEIEEAAPEGFGLLRRLCDEVRGRDVMAVGYLGYDLGGRIERLPRRAVDDQGFPELVFAFYDRWIEWDHHGGGLRRRGDGAGGRRVEATALDPSRPPSRPAANFTREGYLQAVEQVRAAIARGDIYQVNLSQRMAARGPADPHELYSRLRRLSPAPYSALLGFGRRAVISASPEEFLRLEGRVVRTTPIKGTRPRGRDEAEDRRLKEALLASAKDAAELTMIVDLERNDLGRVCAPGSVVVRERCRLEAHPTVWHLASVVEGRLEADRDFVDLLRATFPGGSVTGAPKIRAMEIIDELEPTRRGVFTGAIGMIEPASRPENDRLRLSVAIRTMHFDEGWVTFQVGGAVVWDSDPEGEYRETLVKARALGGALGLDLEV; encoded by the coding sequence ATGAGCCTGGTCGAGCATGAGTCCCGTCCCGTCGACGGGGAGTTCCGGCTCTGCTGGCGGCGTTTGCGCCGGGGCGCCTTTCCCTTTCTGCTCGACAGTGCCCTGGCGACTCACCCGGCCTCGACGCGTTCCCTGGCCGGGGCCGATCCTTTTCTGCTGCTGGAGGTGACGACGGATCGCGCCCGCATCATCCGCGGTGGTGAGATCGAAGAAGCGGCTCCCGAGGGTTTCGGGCTGTTGCGAAGGCTCTGTGACGAAGTTCGGGGTCGGGATGTCATGGCCGTCGGCTACCTGGGATACGACTTGGGCGGTCGCATCGAGAGGCTGCCCCGGCGAGCGGTGGACGACCAGGGCTTCCCGGAGCTGGTCTTCGCCTTCTACGATCGTTGGATCGAATGGGATCACCACGGGGGAGGCCTGCGCCGCCGCGGGGATGGTGCCGGGGGCCGGCGGGTCGAGGCCACGGCGCTCGACCCGTCCCGGCCGCCTTCTCGGCCGGCGGCCAATTTCACCCGCGAGGGGTACCTGCAGGCTGTCGAGCAGGTTCGCGCCGCCATCGCCCGGGGGGACATCTACCAGGTCAACCTCTCCCAGCGCATGGCGGCAAGGGGGCCGGCCGACCCCCATGAGCTCTACTCTCGTCTTCGGCGGCTGTCTCCCGCGCCTTACTCCGCCCTGCTGGGCTTCGGCCGGCGGGCGGTGATTTCCGCGTCGCCCGAGGAGTTCCTCCGTCTCGAGGGGAGAGTGGTGCGCACCACGCCGATCAAGGGCACCCGGCCCAGGGGGCGCGACGAGGCGGAAGACCGGCGGCTGAAGGAGGCGCTGCTGGCCAGCGCCAAGGATGCCGCCGAGCTGACGATGATCGTCGACCTGGAGCGCAACGACCTGGGTCGGGTCTGCGCGCCGGGGAGCGTGGTCGTTCGCGAGCGCTGCCGCCTCGAGGCGCATCCGACGGTCTGGCACCTGGCCTCGGTGGTGGAGGGTCGGCTGGAGGCGGACCGCGATTTTGTCGACCTGCTGCGGGCGACCTTCCCGGGTGGTTCGGTGACGGGGGCGCCGAAGATCCGGGCGATGGAAATCATCGACGAGCTGGAGCCCACCCGGCGGGGAGTGTTCACCGGGGCGATCGGGATGATCGAGCCTGCGTCGCGGCCGGAAAACGACCGACTCCGGCTGAGTGTCGCCATCCGCACCATGCACTTCGATGAGGGTTGGGTTACCTTCCAGGTCGGCGGGGCCGTAGTCTGGGATTCCGACCCCGAAGGGGAGTACCGGGAAACCCTGGTCAAGGCTCGCGCCCTGGGCGGTGCCCTGGGGCTGGACCTGGAGGTCTGA